The following coding sequences are from one Halobacteria archaeon AArc-dxtr1 window:
- a CDS encoding DUF5305 domain-containing protein, giving the protein MNINSGRLIVRARTALDEWFVLVVVALLALSLFGGWAAYGAVGDDSTDEQQRTVDAWSTTGDFEHGAEVREENDVFAVGEHLEDRSLYYTEVMPILEGEFTYAYDAPSGDVAVDVDLVRVVRSVDGEDGEHWSVEEPLASESEDGVGPGEEQTATFDANVSAMDNEATDIEEGLGSSEGTLETVVFAHVSLEGSIDGESVEHTDEYELVVDADGDTYALTGPEDSEYVEQRTELVSSTDSDPSTAAFGPLAVLLGALVALGAICVAKYRGVLAPDQQQLELIATDHERERFADWISRGTLPETVCNRPQIGVASLEELVDVAIDCDRRVIEDRGGYYVIDGDVIYHHEPPATHSGSRPNGTNSVGSTDTDADATDERTN; this is encoded by the coding sequence ATGAACATCAATAGTGGCCGACTGATCGTCCGCGCACGGACGGCGCTGGACGAGTGGTTCGTCCTCGTCGTCGTCGCGTTGCTCGCGCTCAGCCTGTTCGGCGGCTGGGCAGCGTACGGCGCCGTCGGCGACGATTCCACGGACGAGCAACAGCGAACCGTCGACGCCTGGTCGACGACTGGCGACTTCGAGCACGGGGCGGAGGTCCGAGAAGAGAACGACGTCTTTGCGGTCGGCGAACACCTTGAGGATCGATCGCTGTACTATACGGAGGTCATGCCGATCCTCGAGGGTGAGTTCACCTACGCCTACGATGCCCCCAGTGGCGACGTCGCGGTCGACGTCGACCTCGTCCGCGTCGTCCGTTCCGTCGACGGCGAAGACGGCGAGCACTGGTCGGTCGAGGAACCACTCGCATCCGAGAGCGAGGACGGTGTCGGTCCCGGGGAGGAGCAGACGGCGACGTTCGACGCTAACGTATCGGCAATGGACAATGAGGCAACGGATATCGAGGAGGGCCTCGGTAGCTCCGAGGGGACGCTCGAGACGGTCGTCTTCGCACACGTCTCTCTCGAGGGGAGTATCGACGGCGAGTCCGTCGAGCACACTGACGAGTACGAACTGGTCGTCGATGCCGACGGCGACACCTACGCCCTAACCGGACCGGAAGACAGCGAGTACGTCGAGCAGCGAACGGAACTCGTTTCGAGCACTGATTCGGACCCTTCGACAGCGGCGTTTGGTCCGCTAGCTGTTCTTCTTGGCGCTCTTGTCGCCCTCGGCGCGATCTGTGTCGCCAAGTATCGGGGCGTTTTGGCTCCCGACCAACAGCAACTCGAACTAATCGCGACTGATCACGAGCGAGAACGATTCGCCGACTGGATCTCGCGTGGGACGCTACCTGAGACGGTTTGTAACCGGCCACAGATCGGGGTCGCGTCCCTTGAGGAACTGGTCGACGTCGCTATCGACTGCGACCGGCGCGTGATCGAAGACAGGGGCGGGTACTACGTCATCGACGGTGACGTGATATACCACCACGAACCGCCCGCTACTCACTCAGGTTCGCGTCCGAACGGGACAAATTCTGTCGGTTCAACCGACACTGACGCAGACGCTACCGACGAACGAACGAATTGA